Proteins from one Embleya scabrispora genomic window:
- a CDS encoding thiolase family protein, translated as MNGLEDVYLVDAVRTPIGRHGGALAGVRPDDLAATVLRALLDRAPDLDPERVDDVVFGAANGAGEDNRDVARMAVLLAGLPTSVPGVTVNRLCGSGLEAVIQAARAIAVGDASIVVAGGVESMSRAPWVLAKPGRGYPTGHETLHSTTLGWRMVNPRMPAEWTVGLGEATEQLAAEYGVTREAQDAYAAASHAGAAAAWAAGAFADEVVPVPGVDLVRDESVRPGSTPEVLAGLEPSFRPDGTITAGNASPLNDGAAALLVADAAGLRAIGRAPLARITASGVHGVDPRRFGIGPVEAGRRALARAGRGLADLDAVELNEAFAAQALACLSEWPEVDPAVVNPLGGALALGHPLGASGARILGTLAHRLHRRGGGLGLAALCIGVGQGLAVTVEN; from the coding sequence ATGAACGGGCTCGAGGACGTCTATCTGGTGGACGCCGTACGCACGCCCATCGGTCGCCACGGCGGCGCGCTGGCCGGGGTGCGGCCGGACGACCTGGCCGCGACCGTGCTGCGCGCCCTGCTCGACCGGGCGCCGGACCTGGACCCGGAGCGCGTCGACGACGTGGTGTTCGGCGCCGCCAACGGGGCCGGCGAGGACAACCGGGACGTGGCGCGGATGGCCGTGCTGCTCGCCGGACTGCCCACCTCGGTGCCCGGCGTCACGGTGAACCGGCTGTGCGGATCCGGCCTGGAGGCGGTGATCCAGGCGGCCCGCGCGATCGCGGTCGGCGACGCCTCGATCGTGGTCGCGGGCGGGGTCGAGTCGATGTCGCGCGCGCCGTGGGTGCTGGCCAAGCCCGGCCGGGGCTATCCCACCGGCCACGAGACGCTGCACTCGACCACGCTCGGCTGGCGCATGGTCAATCCGCGCATGCCCGCCGAGTGGACCGTCGGCCTCGGCGAGGCGACCGAGCAACTGGCCGCGGAATACGGCGTGACCCGGGAGGCGCAGGACGCCTACGCCGCCGCGTCGCACGCCGGGGCCGCCGCCGCATGGGCCGCCGGCGCGTTCGCCGACGAGGTGGTCCCGGTTCCCGGGGTGGACCTGGTCCGGGACGAGTCGGTCCGGCCCGGCAGCACCCCCGAGGTGCTGGCCGGGCTCGAGCCGTCGTTCCGCCCGGACGGCACGATCACCGCGGGCAACGCCTCGCCGCTCAACGACGGCGCCGCCGCGCTGCTCGTGGCGGACGCGGCGGGACTGCGGGCCATCGGCCGCGCGCCGCTGGCCCGGATCACCGCGAGCGGCGTGCACGGCGTGGACCCGCGCCGGTTCGGCATCGGCCCGGTCGAGGCGGGCCGGCGCGCGCTGGCCCGGGCCGGTCGCGGCCTCGCCGACCTGGACGCGGTCGAACTCAACGAGGCGTTCGCCGCCCAGGCGCTCGCCTGCCTCAGCGAATGGCCCGAGGTGGATCCGGCCGTGGTCAACCCGCTCGGCGGCGCGCTCGCGCTCGGCCATCCGCTCGGCGCGTCCGGCGCCCGGATCCTGGGCACGCTCGCGCACCGGTTGCACCGCCGAGGCGGCGGCCTGGGCCTGGCCGCACTGTGCATCGGCGTCGGCCAGGGCCTGGCCGTCACGGTGGAGAACTGA
- a CDS encoding SDR family NAD(P)-dependent oxidoreductase, with protein MFALDGRAALVTGAGQGVGAGIARLLAAQGAIVAVNDLDAERAERVSTTIRDAGGRAYPAVFDVTDPRAALLAIRAFERAVAPVDILVNNAGNGGAEGFRPTRFRQTVPEDWQRFADVNLFGVMACTKAVLDGMCARRFGRVITIASAAGVSGQAFGISLYGAAKGGAIAFMRHLAMETARDGVTANTVALGLMDPRPSGRELAHTAEQAERIPVGRLGTPEDAGAICAFLASTESAWITGQTLQVNGGAITT; from the coding sequence GTGTTCGCACTCGACGGCAGGGCCGCGCTGGTGACCGGCGCGGGGCAGGGCGTCGGCGCGGGCATCGCCCGACTGCTCGCCGCGCAGGGCGCGATCGTGGCCGTGAACGACCTCGACGCCGAGCGCGCCGAGCGGGTCTCGACCACGATCCGGGACGCCGGCGGGCGGGCGTACCCCGCCGTATTCGACGTCACCGACCCCAGGGCCGCGCTTTTGGCGATCCGCGCCTTCGAGCGCGCCGTCGCGCCGGTCGACATCCTGGTCAACAACGCCGGCAACGGCGGCGCCGAGGGGTTTCGCCCGACCCGGTTCCGGCAGACGGTGCCCGAGGACTGGCAACGCTTCGCCGACGTCAACCTCTTCGGCGTGATGGCGTGCACCAAGGCGGTGCTCGACGGGATGTGCGCGCGCCGCTTCGGACGGGTGATCACCATCGCCTCGGCCGCCGGGGTGAGCGGCCAGGCGTTCGGCATCTCGCTGTACGGGGCCGCGAAGGGCGGCGCCATCGCCTTCATGCGCCACCTCGCGATGGAGACCGCGCGCGACGGCGTGACCGCGAACACGGTCGCGCTCGGCCTGATGGACCCACGCCCCAGCGGTCGCGAACTCGCGCACACCGCCGAGCAGGCCGAGCGCATACCGGTGGGGCGCCTGGGCACCCCCGAGGACGCCGGCGCGATCTGCGCGTTCCTCGCCTCGACCGAAAGCGCCTGGATCACCGGCCAGACCCTCCAGGTCAACGGCGGCGCGATCACCACCTGA
- a CDS encoding putative PEP-binding protein — protein sequence MSAVLRGTGAAPGSAVGRLVAARVGAPAARPDPAPPTEVPAALDIVARHMDDLAGALRTRGRAAEADIVEFAALIARDRELRDGVARHLAAGLAPIDALAEAVREFADVVAGFDDELLAERAVDVRDIGRQAEALLRGEDPTGGAPPGGAPAVLVGEELAAMDLLRGARPAAAVSERGGPTGHLAIVARSLGIPLVLGIPVAALAELAEDLILVDGEAGTVEANAGAGVRTIPAPRRVPGGGAGQAITRDGRRIRVRANVATVTDALAAGEAGSEGVGLLRTELPFLTEESGWPDEERHVAMLAPVLAAVPPGLVVVRTLDFTGDKRPPFLRDRRITLPGPDALTAQLRGVMRAASDTGVEVALLLPMVDHPRRIKHVRGLLADACASLGLVPPPLGAMVELPQVLDQVDDLAEHADFLSLGTNDLTSRLLGLSRDDPRLTPASAAHPTVLEAIAQTIRAGHAHGRAVSLCGDAAADPAVLPHLVRLGCDAVSVAPTALAGVRAAVRAY from the coding sequence GTGAGCGCGGTACTGCGCGGCACGGGAGCCGCGCCGGGGTCCGCGGTCGGCCGCCTCGTGGCGGCCCGGGTCGGCGCACCGGCCGCCCGGCCGGACCCGGCGCCGCCGACCGAGGTCCCGGCCGCGCTGGACATCGTGGCCCGGCACATGGACGACCTGGCCGGGGCGCTGCGCACGCGCGGACGGGCGGCGGAGGCCGACATCGTCGAGTTCGCCGCGCTCATCGCCCGGGATCGCGAGCTGCGCGACGGCGTGGCCCGACACCTCGCGGCGGGCCTGGCGCCGATCGACGCGCTCGCCGAGGCGGTGCGCGAATTCGCCGACGTGGTGGCCGGTTTCGACGACGAACTGCTCGCCGAGCGGGCGGTGGACGTGCGCGACATCGGCCGCCAGGCCGAGGCGCTGCTGCGCGGCGAGGACCCGACGGGCGGCGCACCGCCGGGCGGGGCGCCGGCGGTGCTGGTGGGCGAGGAGTTGGCCGCGATGGACCTGCTGCGCGGCGCGCGGCCGGCGGCGGCGGTGTCCGAGCGGGGCGGGCCGACCGGGCATCTGGCCATCGTGGCCCGCTCGTTGGGCATCCCGCTGGTGCTCGGCATCCCGGTGGCCGCGCTGGCCGAGCTGGCCGAGGACCTGATCCTGGTGGACGGCGAGGCGGGCACGGTCGAGGCCAACGCGGGCGCGGGCGTACGGACCATCCCGGCGCCGCGGCGGGTGCCCGGCGGCGGCGCGGGGCAGGCGATCACCCGCGACGGGCGCCGGATCCGGGTGCGGGCCAACGTGGCGACCGTGACGGACGCGCTCGCGGCGGGCGAGGCGGGCTCCGAGGGGGTGGGCCTGCTGCGTACCGAACTGCCGTTCCTGACCGAGGAGTCCGGCTGGCCGGACGAGGAACGGCACGTGGCGATGTTGGCCCCCGTGCTGGCCGCGGTGCCGCCGGGGTTGGTGGTGGTGCGCACGCTGGACTTCACCGGCGACAAACGCCCCCCATTCCTGCGCGACCGGCGGATCACGCTGCCCGGGCCCGACGCGCTGACCGCACAACTGCGCGGCGTGATGCGCGCGGCGAGCGACACGGGGGTCGAGGTGGCACTGCTGCTGCCGATGGTCGACCACCCCCGGCGGATCAAGCACGTGCGCGGCCTGCTCGCCGACGCGTGCGCGAGCCTGGGCCTGGTCCCGCCGCCGCTGGGCGCGATGGTCGAACTGCCCCAGGTGCTGGACCAGGTGGACGATCTCGCCGAGCACGCCGACTTCCTGTCCCTGGGCACCAACGACCTCACCTCGCGACTGCTTGGGCTCAGCCGGGACGATCCCCGGCTGACGCCCGCGTCGGCCGCGCACCCGACGGTGTTGGAGGCCATCGCGCAGACCATCCGGGCGGGCCACGCGCACGGGCGCGCGGTGTCGCTGTGCGGCGACGCGGCGGCGGATCCGGCGGTCCTGCCGCATCTGGTTCGGCTCGGCTGCGACGCGGTCTCGGTGGCGCCGACCGCGCTCGCGGGGGTGCGGGCGGCGGTCCGGGCGTACTGA
- a CDS encoding pyridoxamine 5'-phosphate oxidase family protein, which translates to MGKTYERIDDRLRKFIEDQPVFFVGSAPLADDGHVNVSPKGRAGTLVVLDERTVAYLDFGGSHAETIAHLRENGRITLMWCAFEGPPKIVRVHGTGEPIFRDDPRFVDLVARFGAADAAGLRAVVVVRAKLIRDTCGFAVPFMDYREERTLHEEYMARKTDEEFVEYLGNKPHNVASIDGLPAVPLPLPLRG; encoded by the coding sequence ATGGGAAAAACGTACGAGCGGATCGACGACCGACTGCGCAAGTTCATCGAGGACCAACCCGTCTTCTTCGTGGGGAGCGCGCCGCTCGCCGACGACGGCCATGTCAACGTGTCGCCCAAGGGGCGGGCCGGCACCCTCGTCGTGCTGGACGAACGGACCGTGGCCTACCTGGACTTCGGCGGCAGCCACGCCGAGACCATCGCGCACCTGCGGGAGAACGGCCGGATCACCCTGATGTGGTGCGCGTTCGAGGGGCCGCCGAAGATCGTCCGGGTGCACGGCACGGGCGAGCCGATCTTCCGCGACGACCCGCGCTTCGTCGACCTGGTGGCCCGCTTCGGTGCCGCGGATGCCGCCGGGCTGCGCGCGGTGGTGGTGGTGCGGGCGAAGCTGATCCGAGACACCTGTGGGTTCGCCGTCCCGTTCATGGACTATCGCGAGGAGCGCACCCTGCACGAGGAGTACATGGCCCGCAAGACCGACGAGGAGTTCGTGGAATACCTCGGCAACAAGCCGCACAACGTCGCGAGCATCGACGGACTGCCCGCCGTACCACTGCCGTTGCCGCTGCGCGGATAG
- a CDS encoding cytochrome P450, with amino-acid sequence MTAETAEPSTTDPNPRAWPADVPLADLDFWSGPPAARERGFARLRATWPMPYYPEPESPLEPGPGFWALTRHADVAEATRRPEDFCSGRGATHIPDFPPGFGEFFGSMIEMDDPRHQRLRRIVARAFTPRMIKQFSEDVDRTARTIVDDVAERGSCDFVTDVAARLPLDVICDMMGVPSTDRRFVFERSNVILGVADPEYVPQEGGVHIEALLTAGAELARLMGDLAEFRRTTPTDDVTSALVNAEIDGESLSADELASFFILLLAAGNETTRNAISHGLWLLTENPDQHRLWRSDFDRYAPTAVEEIVRLASPVVWMRRTAVRDTELNGKQVRNGDKLLLFYWSANRDETVFTDPTRFDLTRDPNPHVGFGARGPHFCLGAHLARREITLLFRELLHRLPDIRVVGEPQRLRSMFINGIKHMNCEFTPTPRTHPEA; translated from the coding sequence ATGACGGCCGAGACGGCTGAACCGAGCACGACCGACCCGAATCCCAGGGCGTGGCCCGCCGACGTCCCGCTCGCGGACCTGGACTTCTGGTCGGGCCCGCCGGCCGCCCGCGAGCGGGGCTTCGCCCGACTGCGCGCCACCTGGCCGATGCCCTACTACCCGGAGCCGGAGAGCCCGCTGGAGCCCGGCCCCGGCTTTTGGGCGCTGACCCGGCACGCCGACGTCGCGGAGGCGACCCGGCGCCCGGAGGACTTCTGTTCGGGGCGGGGCGCGACCCACATACCCGACTTCCCGCCGGGCTTCGGCGAGTTCTTCGGTTCCATGATCGAGATGGACGACCCCAGGCATCAGCGGCTGCGCCGGATCGTCGCCCGCGCCTTCACCCCCAGGATGATCAAGCAGTTCTCCGAGGACGTGGACCGCACCGCCCGCACCATCGTCGACGACGTGGCCGAACGCGGCTCCTGCGACTTCGTCACCGACGTCGCCGCCCGCCTGCCGCTCGACGTGATCTGCGACATGATGGGCGTGCCGAGCACGGACCGCCGCTTCGTCTTCGAGCGCTCCAACGTGATCCTCGGCGTCGCGGACCCCGAATACGTGCCCCAGGAGGGCGGCGTCCACATCGAGGCGCTGCTCACGGCAGGTGCCGAACTCGCCCGACTGATGGGCGATCTGGCCGAGTTCCGGCGTACCACCCCCACCGACGACGTGACCTCCGCCCTGGTCAACGCGGAGATCGACGGGGAGAGCCTGAGCGCGGACGAACTGGCCTCGTTCTTCATCCTGCTGCTGGCCGCCGGCAACGAGACCACCCGCAACGCGATCTCGCACGGACTGTGGCTGCTGACCGAGAATCCGGACCAACACCGGTTGTGGCGCTCGGACTTCGATCGATACGCGCCGACCGCCGTGGAGGAGATCGTGCGACTGGCCTCGCCGGTGGTGTGGATGCGGCGCACCGCCGTCCGGGACACCGAGTTGAACGGCAAGCAGGTCCGGAACGGCGACAAGCTGCTGCTGTTCTACTGGTCGGCAAATCGGGATGAAACGGTGTTCACCGACCCGACCCGATTCGACCTCACCCGCGACCCGAACCCCCACGTCGGCTTCGGCGCGCGCGGACCGCACTTCTGCCTCGGCGCGCACCTGGCACGCCGCGAAATCACCCTGCTGTTCCGTGAGTTGCTGCACCGACTGCCGGACATCCGAGTGGTGGGCGAGCCGCAGCGATTGCGCTCGATGTTCATCAACGGCATCAAACACATGAACTGCGAGTTCACCCCCACCCCACGAACCCACCCCGAAGCCTGA
- a CDS encoding YidB family protein encodes MSGGMGLPGGLGGILGNLLGGPGGNRNGALAGVLLGLLSRQGGSGGLAALVQRLRDGGLDEQARSWVDTGRNQPVSGKELTDALGEDEMVRLAGRAGLTKEETAAALAATLPGVVDAVTPGGELPAAERIDALIDPTSAVPAPPRAPEVGSAAESDGEPGAGSGAGAEPGAGSGTEPAAAEAGGGAGSRADATTGAEATAGDESDGEAEPAPTAGSDAEGESGPDGGPDGEAESASEDEAEPASEPEGDSAPGTSAEPAAETGPSTSER; translated from the coding sequence ATGAGCGGCGGAATGGGCCTCCCCGGCGGACTCGGCGGCATCCTGGGCAACCTGCTCGGTGGGCCCGGCGGCAATCGGAACGGGGCGCTGGCGGGGGTGTTGCTCGGTCTGCTGAGCCGACAGGGCGGCTCCGGCGGCCTGGCGGCGCTGGTGCAGCGGCTGCGGGACGGCGGACTCGACGAGCAGGCCCGGTCGTGGGTGGACACCGGGCGCAATCAGCCGGTGAGCGGCAAGGAACTCACCGACGCGCTCGGTGAGGACGAGATGGTCCGGTTGGCCGGTCGGGCGGGTCTGACCAAGGAGGAGACCGCCGCCGCGCTGGCCGCGACGCTGCCGGGTGTGGTGGACGCGGTGACCCCCGGAGGCGAGTTGCCGGCCGCCGAGCGGATCGACGCGCTGATCGACCCGACGTCGGCGGTCCCGGCTCCGCCGAGGGCTCCCGAGGTCGGATCGGCGGCGGAGTCGGATGGGGAGCCGGGTGCGGGATCGGGCGCCGGGGCGGAGCCGGGTGCGGGATCGGGGACCGAACCGGCTGCGGCGGAGGCGGGGGGCGGGGCGGGGTCGAGGGCCGATGCCACGACCGGCGCAGAGGCAACGGCCGGGGACGAGTCCGACGGCGAGGCCGAGCCGGCGCCCACGGCGGGGTCGGATGCGGAGGGCGAGTCCGGGCCGGACGGCGGGCCCGACGGCGAAGCCGAGTCGGCGTCCGAGGACGAAGCCGAACCCGCGTCCGAGCCGGAAGGCGACTCCGCGCCCGGGACGTCAGCCGAACCCGCAGCCGAGACCGGGCCATCGACGTCCGAGCGCTGA
- a CDS encoding MarR family winged helix-turn-helix transcriptional regulator: MTPSAESPTPERQESRHHVQTALERLIRLQQSRRVHGELTSASRAQVSQPAVVLLARLQAGGGGLAIGDLAKLARMDMSLVSRELRKLEADELVTRTTDARDGRITRVGLTPKGRGVVRRLRRVRDRHFEDALSGWSDEDLAALGALMGRFVDDLSAVRYREADDTA, encoded by the coding sequence GTGACCCCGTCAGCCGAGTCGCCCACTCCGGAACGACAGGAGTCGCGGCACCACGTCCAGACCGCGCTCGAACGCCTGATCCGGCTCCAGCAGAGCCGCCGCGTGCACGGCGAACTCACCAGCGCCTCGCGCGCCCAGGTCTCGCAGCCGGCCGTGGTGTTGCTGGCCCGGTTGCAGGCGGGTGGCGGCGGCCTGGCGATCGGCGATCTGGCCAAGCTCGCCCGGATGGACATGTCGCTGGTCAGCCGGGAGTTGCGCAAGCTGGAGGCGGACGAGTTGGTCACCCGGACCACCGACGCGCGCGACGGCCGGATCACCCGGGTCGGCCTCACCCCCAAGGGCCGCGGCGTGGTGCGCCGGCTGCGTCGGGTGCGGGACCGGCACTTCGAGGATGCGCTGTCCGGGTGGTCCGACGAGGACCTCGCCGCCCTCGGCGCGCTGATGGGCCGCTTCGTCGACGACCTCTCCGCCGTGCGCTACCGCGAGGCCGACGACACCGCCTGA